Genomic segment of Xanthomonas sp. DAR 35659:
GAAAGAGTTCAAAGGGTAAAGACCGCGCCACTGGCGCGGTTTCGTCTCTATGGTGGCCCCGTCGGCCCCTCGCGACGCTAGATCGAAAACCCCGCCAGGGCCGGAAGGCAGCAACGGTATCGATCGATGCGGGCGCCGAGGTCAGCCGGCGGGGTTACCACCCCCTCTCAAGCTCTGCCACATCGGCGCATTCATCGTGTGCCGTGCCCAGCGCCGCCCGTGGATGTTCTTGCGCCATGACCCGCCACGACAGGGACAGGGACAGGGACAGGCGCTACGCGTCCGGATGCAGCCACCCGGCATCGCCCTCGCGATAGCGTTCGTGCTTCCAGATCGGCACGCGTGCCTTGACCTCGTCGATCACGTAGCGGCAGGCGTCGAACGCGGCGCCGCGGTGCGCCGCGGCCACGCCCACCCACACCGCCAGGTCGCCGATCGCCAGGTCGCCGACGCGGTGCACGCAGCGCAGGTCGAGGATGTCGAAGCGGGCCAGGGCTTCGTCGGCGATGCGCCGGCCCTCGGCCTCGGCCAGCGCCGCGTAGGCCTCGTAGCGCAGGCCGTCGACCGCGCGGCCGTCGTTGTGGTCGCGCACCCAGCCTTCGAAGCTGGCGTAGGCGCCGGCCTGGGCATGCGCAAGCGGCGCGCGCAGCGCGGCGATGTCGAGGGCGCTATCGGCCAGATGGAAACGGTGCGGCATCTGCATCGCTCAGCCTCCCGACACCGGCGGAATGAACACCACTTCGCTGCCGTCGCGCAGCGCATCGTCCCAGCGCGCGAACGCGCCGTCCACGGCCACGCGCAGGCGTTGCGGCGGCCAGCGCAGGCCGTGCCGCGCATCGAGTTCGGCGTACAGCGCGCGCAGGTCGGCGGCCGCGCTGCGCACCTGCTCGCGTTCGATCCCCGCGGCCTCGCGCAGGCTGGCGAAATACAGCACGGTCACGCTGACGCTCATGCCACGCTCCCGACGTCGCGCTTGCCGCCGCGCTTGCCGAGCAGGCGCACCGGGCCGATGGTCATCGCGTGGGTCAGCGCCTTGCACATGTCGTAGACGGTCAGCGCGGCGACGCTGGCGCCGGTCAGCGCCTCCATCTCCACGCCGGTGCGGTGCACGGTGCGCACCGTGCATGCGATGCGCAGCACCTGCGGCGAGGCCCAGTCGATCGCGAAGCGGCAGCCGTCGATCGGCAGCGGATGGCAGAACGGGATCAGTTCGTGGGTGCGCTTGACCGCCATGGTGCCGGCGATCACCGCGGTGTCGACGATACCGCCCTTGGCGCTGCGCAGCGCGTCGGCGCGCAGTTGCGCGGCCACCGCAGCCGGGAAACGCACCCGCGCCTCGGCGACCGCGGCGCGCGCGGTGGCGGTCTTGTCCGAGACGTCGACCATGGTCGGCAATCCCTGCGGATCCAGATGGGTCAGCCGCTTGTTCGCCGTCACCGCGTACTTGGCTTGGGTTTCGCTCATAGGCTGCGTTGCCGCTCCCACGGCCTGGTCAGAGGTCGCCGGGAATCGGCGTGCCCTGGTGGAACAGCATGCGCCACTCGCCATCGCGGTGGCGCCAAAGCGAACTGCGCCATGCCTGCCGCGGCGGCACGCCCGTGCCATCACTGCGCTCGCTGCGATAGCGCAACTGCGCCAGATCCGGCGCCAGCAAGCAGGCCTGCAGGTCCATGGCGCGATAACGCGTGCCGGCGGCCTCTGCCGGCAGTTCCTGCAGCACGCGCTGCTTGTCGATGCGCCGCCCCGATGCGCCGAACTCGACGAATGCGTCGTCGAGCAGCGCCGCCAGGCGCGCGGCCGACGCGCGTGTCGCCGGCTCCAGCAACGCCAGCTCCAGCGCGACCAACTGGCTCTTCAGCGATTCGTCCACGCGCTCATCCGCCGATCAGGAACATCTCGACGTGCTTGCCGCGCGATGCGCGCGCATCGCCGCGCACTTCGCTGTAGCGATCGCCGCGCCCGCCCCACACTCCGCGCACGCGCTCGGCCAGCACGTCCTCGCCGCCGGCCAGCGCCGGCTTCAGATCGGTGCCGGCGGCCGCAAACAGGCAGGTGTAGAGCTGACCGTCGGCCGAGACCCGGGCGCGGTGGCAATCGCCGCAGAACGGCGCACTGACCGAACTGACGAAACCGATCTCGCCGCCGCCGTCGGCGAAGGCATGCCGCGCGGCGACCTCGCCGGCATAGTGCGGATCCAGCGCGCGCAACGGCCAGCGTGCGGCGATGCGCTCGCGCAATTCGGCCGATGGCACCACGCGCTCGCGGCGCCAGGCGTTGCAGGTGCCCACGTCCATGTATTCGATGAAACGCAGCACATGGCCGCTGCCGCGGAAGTGCGCCAGCAGCGGCAGGACCTGGTCGTCGTTGATGCCGCGCTGGACCACGCAGTTGATCTTGACCGGCAGCCCGGCCGCCGCCGTCGCGTCGATCCCCGCCAGCACCTGCGCGATCTCGCCGCGCTGCCCGCTCATGTGCCGGAACACCGCCGGATCGATCGCGTCCAGGCTCACCGTGACCCGACGCAGCCCGGCCGCGCGCAGCGCCTGCGCATGCCGCGCCAGCAGCGCGCCGTTGGTGGTCATGGCCAGGTCGTCCAAACCAGGGATGCGCGCCAGGCGCCGCACCAGTTCCGGCAGGTCGCGCCGCAACAGCGGCTCGCCGCCGGTCAGGCGCAACTTGGTGACGCCGTTGCGCACGAAGCCGCGCACCAGGGTTTCGATCTGCTCGAACGACAGGCGCGATGCAGCGTCGAAGCCGTAGTCGTCGGGCACCTTGTCGGCCGGCATGCAGTAGCCGCAGCGGAAGTTGCAGGCCTCGATCACCGACAGGCGCAGGTCGCGCAACGGCCGCCCCAGCCCGTCCACCGGCGCGGCCGGCAGCGGCGGGCGCAGCACCGCGCTCATGGCAGGAGCACCTGCGACGGGCGCGGCGCATCCAGCGCCACGCACTCGCCCGGCCGCGCCACGCGGTGGCCGCGCGCGCGCAGGGCCTGGGCATCCTCGGCGCTGGCGTAGTGGTACAGGATCATGCGTTGCCGCAGCTCGGCGGGATACTCCCGCTCCAGGTCGTCCACGCCAGTATGCGACGGGTTGCCGTGAAGACTGCAGTCGTGCGCGACCAATTCGCCGTCGCCGGCATAACGGCTCAGCATTTCCGGGATCGGCCGGGTATCCCCGCTCCACGCCAGCGCGCCCGGCAGGCGCAGCCCGTAGGCGGTCTCCGGCCAGTGGTGGCGCGCCGGGAACACCTCCAGCCGCACCCCGTCGTGCCAGAACGCGTCGCCGACCGCGATCAGCTGGAACGCGTCCCAGAAGTTGGCGCCGCCCTCGGCCAGCACGTTCGGGTAGTCGCCGATGCGCCGGTGCAGCAGCGGCACCACCGGCGCGGGCACGTACAGCCGCACCTTGCCGCGCCGCGCGGAAAAATAGGCGTCCACGAACAAGCGCTCGAACCCGGCCACATGGTCCAGGTGCACATGGGTCACAAACAGCGCCTGCGGCATCGCCCCGTAGTGCGCCTGGTAGGCGCTCAGCCCCTCGCCGCCGCAGTCGATGCTCAGCCACGGCGCGCCGTCGCGCTCGATCGTGGCCATCGGCGAGCCCAGCGCCACCGCCGAGGCATTGCCGACGCCCTGGAAGCGCAGCGCCCAGCGCATCAGTAACCCCGGTTCCAGGCCAGGTCGTAGGCGCGGCGCAGGCGCGCGTAGTCCTTCTCGACCTCGTCGACGCTGCGAGCGCCGCGCAGCTTCAGCAGCGAGCGGTGCAGGCGCTTGAGATTGCGCTCGCGCCAGCGCGTGGCCGGGATGCGCAGCACGCCGCGGTCGAAATCGATCAGCCAGCCGCGGCCGTTGCCGTCGAACAGGATGTTGTGCGCATTGAGATCGGCGTGATCCAGTCCGGCGCGATGGAAGCGCGCGATCAGCCGTCCGGCCTCCTCCCATGGCGCGCCGCGGCCAGCGACATGGGCGCGGTCGGCCAGCGAGCGCACGCCCTCCAGCCGCTCCATCAGGATGGCGGCGCGGTAGCGCAGACCCTGGCGCAGGTAGCAGGCGGCCAGCGGCCGCGGCACCGGCAGCTTGCGCGCGATCAGCGCGCGCATCAGCCGGAACTCGGCGAAGCTGCGGGTGCGGTCGGCGCCGGTCCACAGGTAGCGGTCGCGACTGAGCTTGGCGACCACTCCGCCGCGCCGGTACTGGCGCAGCAGGCAGGCACCGAACGGGGCATCGACGAACCAGGCGCTGCCGCGTCCGCCCGCGTCCACCAGCCGCGCGCGCTCGCCCCAGTGCGCGGCCGAGAACAGCCCCGGCTCGGCTTGCCGCAGCCGTTGGCGGTCGAACAGAATGGCGCCATAGCCGCGGCCCTCGCGGTACGGCGTCAGCGCTTCGGTGGCGTCGAATGCAACCATTCAGCGAGTCTAACAACACCATGGCAGCAACGCTTCCTTCGCTGTGCCTGTTGCGCCTGTCCGCGTTGGGGGACGTGACCCACGTGGTGCCGCTGGTGCGGACCCTGCAACGCGCCTGGCCCGCCGCGCCGCCGCTGCACTGGATCATCGACAAGGCCGGGCACAAGCTGCTCGACGGCCTGCCCGGGGTGGTCTTCCACGACTACGACAAGCGCAGCGGCATGGCCGGCATGCGCGCGCTGCGCCGCGAACTGCCGGCGCAGGGCTTCGATGCCCTGCTGCAGATGCAGGTGGCGCTGCGCGCCAACGTGTTGTCGGCGTTCGTGCGCGCGCGCCGCCGCATCGGCTACGACCGCAGCCGCTCCAAGGACCTGCACGGGCTGTTCGTCAACGAACGCATCCCCGATCGCCCCGGCATCCATGTGCTCGACGCGATCGGCAGCTTCTGCGAACCGCTGGGGCTGCGCCAGACCGAGGTGCGCTGGGACCTGCCGATTCCCGCCGACGCGCAGGCCTGGGCGCAGGCGCAATGGCCCGACGACGGCCGCCCGACGCTGCTGATCTCGCCGTGTTCCAGCCACGTCCGCCGCAACTGGTACGCCGACCGCTACGCCGCGGTCGCCGACCACGCCGCCGCGCAGGGCTGGCGGGTGGTGCTGTGCGGCGGGCGCAGCGACCTGGAGCGCAGCACCGCCGACGCCATCCTCGCGGCCGCGCGCGCGCCGCTGCTGGACCTGGTCGGCCGCGATACGCTCAAGCAGCTGCCGGCGCTGCTGCAACGCGCCGCGCTGGTGATGACCCCCGATTCCGGCCCGATGCACATCGCCAACGCCGTCGGCAGCAAGGTGCTGGGCCTGCACGCGGCCAGCAACCCGCGTCGCAGCGGCCCGTATTCGGACATCCGCTACTGCGTGGACAAGTACGACGCGGCGGCGCGCAAATACCTCGGCAAGCCGGCCGAGCGCCTGAAATGGGGCAGCAAGATCGAGTTCGACGGGGTGATGGCGCTGATCGGGGTGGACGAGGCGATCGCCGCGTTCGAGCGCTACCGCGCCGACCACGGCGGCTGAGCCGCTTGTGCGCGGCCTGCGCGCCGCCTTACCATCGCCGGGCACGTCCTCCACCGTCTGGGTCTGCGGGCGCCGCCGTAAGCGTTTACGTCAAGCAACGCGCCAACCGCGCCGGATTCGTCCGGGGCCGTTTCCCGTCAGCGCCGCGGCGCGCGGGTGGCGCCTTTGCCCGACCGGCTTACGGAGTCCGCACCATGTCTCGTTCCCCTCGTGTGTTCCCGCGCAAGCTGCATCCCCGCCATGCCGGCTGGGTGATGCCGTTGTTGTTGTCGATCCTGATGACCTGCGTGGTGTCGATGATCAGTACCCTGCGCACGGTCGGCCTGGCGCCGGGCGTCGGCGCGCTGTGGCTGGGCGCCTGGGCGTTGTCGTGGCTGATCGCCTTCCCCACCCTGCTGCTGGCGTTGCCGCTGGTGCGCCGGCTGACCGCGCTGCTCGTCGCCCGCGCCTGAGCCGGGCGCACTTCACCGGGAGGCGGCGACGTCTCCCGGTCCTTTGCCTCAGGACGCGCTGCCGCGGTAGTCCTGGTAGGACTTCTCTTCCACGTAGCTGGAGCCCAGCGCGAGGTTGATTTCCTTCTTGATCCGCGCGCGCTCGTCGTTTTCGTAATACACGCTGCGCGCCAACTTGATGAATTCCTCGTCGAAGGCCTGCGCCTGCTCCTTGAGCCGGATCTCGTCCTCGATCACCCACAGGCGCTCGTTCACGGCCTTCAGTTCCAGGCGCAGGCGGGCGACATCGCCGCTGGCGGCCGGGTGCGCCATCCAGGTCTTTTCCAGCGCCGACAGCTCCGCGCGCACGTTGGCCAGCTTGGCCGCATCGCCCATGCGCTCGGACTTGATCTGCAGGATGGCGATCTTGTCGAGCAGTTCGCCGAAGGACACGGGGACGAGGATTTCGGACATGGAAACACCCAGGCGGGAAGTGAGGGAAAGTGTAGCGGGCCGGCCTTAACGCCATGTCGGCGCGGCGCGCGTGGACTGCAAAAACAAAAGACCCCGGACGGGGTCTTCTGCGAAAGCTGGCGGGAAGGGGGGGATTCGAACCCCCGAGGCGCTATAAACGCCTGCCTGATTTCGAGTCAGGTACATTCAACCGCTCTGCCACCTTCCCGGGTGGTCCCCGGCGGACCGGGGGCGTGCATCATACGGTTCCCGCCGCGCGCGGACAAGCGCCGCGTCGCGCGCCGCCCTCTACCCCAGCATGAACCCCGCTTGCCGCGCGCCGCCGGCGACGATTGCCTGATGTCCGCTCGACCGCGATGATGCCGTTTGAATGACAGGACGCCGGGCCAGCCGCGGGCACGCAATGATCGAATTCGGACACCTCACCCACGTCGGCCTGCGCCGCGAACTCAACGAGGACACCTATTACGGCGACAACGAACTGGGCCTGTGGCTGGTCGCCGACGGCATGGGCGGCCATGCCTGCGGCGAAGTGGCCAGTGCGCTGGCGCGCGAGGCCATCGTGCGCGAAGTGCGCGGCGGCACCCCGCTGGCGCAGGCGATCCGCATCGCCGACGAGGAGATCATCCGCGCCTCGCGGCGGCGCAACGACACCTTGCCGATGGGCACCACCGTGGTCGCCGCGCGCGTGCAGGGCAACCGCTTCGAAGTGGCCTGGGTCGGCGACAGCCGCGCCTACCTGTGGCGCGACGGCAAGCTGGCCCAGCTCAGCCAGGACCACAGCTACGTGCAGGAACTGATCGCGCAGGGCGCGCTGACCGCCGAGCAGGCGCGCGCGCATCCGCACCGCAACGTGGTGACCCAGGCGCTGGGCGTCACCGACCCGCTGCACCTCAACGTGGCCACGATGACCGGCGAACTGCGCCCGGGCATGCAGTTGCTGCTGTGCAGCGACGGACTGACCGAGGAAGTGGACGACCCAGGCATCGCCGCCACACTCGGCCACGACGACTGCAGCGCCCAGGAATGCGTGGACACGCTGGTCGCCGCGGCGCTGGACGGCGGCGGCTCGGACAACATCACCGCGATCCTGGTGCGCTGCCACTGAGCCCGGCGGCGACAGCATGGCCGTCGCTGGCCGCTGCGCCGTGCGGCGATCGGCGTCGGGCGCCACGGCAAGTCCCGCGCGGTGCCGTCTTTACTTCTGAATTTCCAGGTAGCGGCCGCGACGCTGCGGCGCAGCCCTCAGCCGGCCACCGCGTCGGCCAGCACCGGCTCGGCCTCGTCCCACAGCGCGCGCCCGGCCTTCTTGCGCAGCTTTTCCAGGCGCGCGTGGTGCGCCTCCAGCTCCGATGCCGTCGGCAGCACCCGCGGCCGCGGCAGCAGCGCGCTCATGTCGAACGCCAGGCGCTGACCATCGGCCGCGCCGGCGCGGTCCTCGGCCAGGGCGAACCCGATCTCCTCCTGCCCGGAGGTCAGCGCGATGTACACGTCGCTGAGGATCTGCGCATCGAGCAGCGCGCCGTGCAGTTGCCGGTGCGAATTGTCCACGCCCAGCCGCTTGCACAGCGCGTCCAGCGAATTGCGCTGGCCGGGGAAGCGCTCGCGCGCGAGCAGCAGCGTATCGATGACCGTGGCCCGGTCGAGGATGCGCCCGTAGGCATCGCCCAGCCGCGACAGTTCGTAGTCGAGAAAGCCCAGGTCGAACGAGGCGTTGTGGATGATCAGCTCGGCGCCGTCGATGAAGGCCAGGAACTCGTCGACGACCTCGTGGAACTCCGGCTTGTCGGCCAGGAACTCCAGGGTCAGCCCGGTCACTTCCTGCGCGCCCGGTTCGAAATCGCAGTCCGGACGCAGGTAACGGTGGAAGTTGCGCCCGCTGGGGCGGCGTTCCAGCAACTCCACCGCGCCGATTTCGACGACGCGGTTGCCCTTCTTCCATTCCAGGCCGGTGGTTTCGGTATCGAGGATGATCTGACGCATGACGCTCGCTGCGGAAGGAATCGGGAAAGGGATCAGGATGTGACCGTCGCGCCGCCGGCGCGGACGCGCAGCGCCTGGTTGCGCGCCAGCACGTCCACCCGCTCGTTGTCCGGATCGCCGTTGTGGCCCTTGACCCAGCGCCAGTCGATCGTGTGCCGCTGCGCGGCGGCATGCAGCCGCTCCCACAGGTCGCGGTTCTTGACCGGATCGCCGCCGGCGGTCTTCCACTGCCGCCGCACCCAGCCCGGCATCCACTCGGTGATGCCCTGGCGCACGTACTGCGAATCGGTGTGCAGCACGATCTGGCAAGGCTCGTTGAGCGTCTCCAGCGCCATGATCGCGGCCATCAGTTCCATGCGGTTGTTGGTGGTGTGCGCCTCGGCGCCGGCCACTTCGCGCTCCAGGCCCTTGTAGCGCAGCAGCGCGGCCCAGCCACCGGGGCCGGGGTTACC
This window contains:
- a CDS encoding 3-deoxy-D-manno-octulosonic acid kinase, with translation MVAFDATEALTPYREGRGYGAILFDRQRLRQAEPGLFSAAHWGERARLVDAGGRGSAWFVDAPFGACLLRQYRRGGVVAKLSRDRYLWTGADRTRSFAEFRLMRALIARKLPVPRPLAACYLRQGLRYRAAILMERLEGVRSLADRAHVAGRGAPWEEAGRLIARFHRAGLDHADLNAHNILFDGNGRGWLIDFDRGVLRIPATRWRERNLKRLHRSLLKLRGARSVDEVEKDYARLRRAYDLAWNRGY
- the moaC gene encoding cyclic pyranopterin monophosphate synthase MoaC; translation: MSETQAKYAVTANKRLTHLDPQGLPTMVDVSDKTATARAAVAEARVRFPAAVAAQLRADALRSAKGGIVDTAVIAGTMAVKRTHELIPFCHPLPIDGCRFAIDWASPQVLRIACTVRTVHRTGVEMEALTGASVAALTVYDMCKALTHAMTIGPVRLLGKRGGKRDVGSVA
- the rnhA gene encoding ribonuclease HI, which produces MKTVEIHTDGACLGNPGPGGWAALLRYKGLEREVAGAEAHTTNNRMELMAAIMALETLNEPCQIVLHTDSQYVRQGITEWMPGWVRRQWKTAGGDPVKNRDLWERLHAAAQRHTIDWRWVKGHNGDPDNERVDVLARNQALRVRAGGATVTS
- the dnaQ gene encoding DNA polymerase III subunit epsilon, with translation MRQIILDTETTGLEWKKGNRVVEIGAVELLERRPSGRNFHRYLRPDCDFEPGAQEVTGLTLEFLADKPEFHEVVDEFLAFIDGAELIIHNASFDLGFLDYELSRLGDAYGRILDRATVIDTLLLARERFPGQRNSLDALCKRLGVDNSHRQLHGALLDAQILSDVYIALTSGQEEIGFALAEDRAGAADGQRLAFDMSALLPRPRVLPTASELEAHHARLEKLRKKAGRALWDEAEPVLADAVAG
- the moaA gene encoding GTP 3',8-cyclase MoaA, which encodes MSAVLRPPLPAAPVDGLGRPLRDLRLSVIEACNFRCGYCMPADKVPDDYGFDAASRLSFEQIETLVRGFVRNGVTKLRLTGGEPLLRRDLPELVRRLARIPGLDDLAMTTNGALLARHAQALRAAGLRRVTVSLDAIDPAVFRHMSGQRGEIAQVLAGIDATAAAGLPVKINCVVQRGINDDQVLPLLAHFRGSGHVLRFIEYMDVGTCNAWRRERVVPSAELRERIAARWPLRALDPHYAGEVAARHAFADGGGEIGFVSSVSAPFCGDCHRARVSADGQLYTCLFAAAGTDLKPALAGGEDVLAERVRGVWGGRGDRYSEVRGDARASRGKHVEMFLIGG
- a CDS encoding MBL fold metallo-hydrolase, yielding MRWALRFQGVGNASAVALGSPMATIERDGAPWLSIDCGGEGLSAYQAHYGAMPQALFVTHVHLDHVAGFERLFVDAYFSARRGKVRLYVPAPVVPLLHRRIGDYPNVLAEGGANFWDAFQLIAVGDAFWHDGVRLEVFPARHHWPETAYGLRLPGALAWSGDTRPIPEMLSRYAGDGELVAHDCSLHGNPSHTGVDDLEREYPAELRQRMILYHYASAEDAQALRARGHRVARPGECVALDAPRPSQVLLP
- a CDS encoding glycosyltransferase family 9 protein, coding for MAATLPSLCLLRLSALGDVTHVVPLVRTLQRAWPAAPPLHWIIDKAGHKLLDGLPGVVFHDYDKRSGMAGMRALRRELPAQGFDALLQMQVALRANVLSAFVRARRRIGYDRSRSKDLHGLFVNERIPDRPGIHVLDAIGSFCEPLGLRQTEVRWDLPIPADAQAWAQAQWPDDGRPTLLISPCSSHVRRNWYADRYAAVADHAAAQGWRVVLCGGRSDLERSTADAILAAARAPLLDLVGRDTLKQLPALLQRAALVMTPDSGPMHIANAVGSKVLGLHAASNPRRSGPYSDIRYCVDKYDAAARKYLGKPAERLKWGSKIEFDGVMALIGVDEAIAAFERYRADHGG
- a CDS encoding DUF6165 family protein produces the protein MSEILVPVSFGELLDKIAILQIKSERMGDAAKLANVRAELSALEKTWMAHPAASGDVARLRLELKAVNERLWVIEDEIRLKEQAQAFDEEFIKLARSVYYENDERARIKKEINLALGSSYVEEKSYQDYRGSAS
- a CDS encoding DUF4440 domain-containing protein, with amino-acid sequence MDESLKSQLVALELALLEPATRASAARLAALLDDAFVEFGASGRRIDKQRVLQELPAEAAGTRYRAMDLQACLLAPDLAQLRYRSERSDGTGVPPRQAWRSSLWRHRDGEWRMLFHQGTPIPGDL
- a CDS encoding molybdenum cofactor biosynthesis protein MoaE, producing MQMPHRFHLADSALDIAALRAPLAHAQAGAYASFEGWVRDHNDGRAVDGLRYEAYAALAEAEGRRIADEALARFDILDLRCVHRVGDLAIGDLAVWVGVAAAHRGAAFDACRYVIDEVKARVPIWKHERYREGDAGWLHPDA
- a CDS encoding PP2C family protein-serine/threonine phosphatase — encoded protein: MIEFGHLTHVGLRRELNEDTYYGDNELGLWLVADGMGGHACGEVASALAREAIVREVRGGTPLAQAIRIADEEIIRASRRRNDTLPMGTTVVAARVQGNRFEVAWVGDSRAYLWRDGKLAQLSQDHSYVQELIAQGALTAEQARAHPHRNVVTQALGVTDPLHLNVATMTGELRPGMQLLLCSDGLTEEVDDPGIAATLGHDDCSAQECVDTLVAAALDGGGSDNITAILVRCH
- a CDS encoding MoaD/ThiS family protein, whose protein sequence is MSVSVTVLYFASLREAAGIEREQVRSAAADLRALYAELDARHGLRWPPQRLRVAVDGAFARWDDALRDGSEVVFIPPVSGG
- a CDS encoding DUF2798 domain-containing protein, which translates into the protein MSRSPRVFPRKLHPRHAGWVMPLLLSILMTCVVSMISTLRTVGLAPGVGALWLGAWALSWLIAFPTLLLALPLVRRLTALLVARA